Below is a genomic region from Fusobacterium nucleatum.
AAGTTAATCCTATAAAATTTGGAAATATTGTAGATCTTCTTGACCAAGTCTTTATAACAGCTTTGTTATTTCCAGAAGCAACTGCTTCTTCAACTTTAGCCATTAAGTGATGGTCACAAAAAGGTCCTTTTTTTAATGATCTTGCCATTACTAATTAGCCTCCTCTCGCAAATTATTTTTCGTTTCTTCTTCTTACGATAAATTTGTCAGAAGTCTTTCTTCCTCTTGTTTTAATACCAAGTGCTGGTTTTCCCCAAGGTGTTAAAGGTGATTTTCTTCCAACTGAGTTCTTTCCTTCTCCTCCACCATGTGGGTGATCTACTGGGTTCATTACAGCTCCTCTTACATGAGGTCTTTTTCCCATATGTCTAGCTCTTCCAGCTTTACCTATATTTACTAAGTTATGTTCAGAGTTTCCAACTTCACCAACAGTTGCCATACATTCACCATGTATCAATCTTAATTCTCCTGAAGGTAATTCAACGTGGCAGTAAGTTCCTTCTTTAGCTACAAGTCTTGCAGCAGTTCCAGCAGATCTTACTAATTGTCCACCTTTTCCTCTTTGAAGTTCTATATTGTGAATTTGAACCCCAACTGGCATATCTTTTAATTTAAGTGCATTTCCAGGTTTAATTTCAGCTTTACTTCCAGCAGAAACTATATCTCCTTTTTTTAACCCTTTAGGTGCTAATATATATCTTTTTTCTCCATCAACATAGAATAATAAAGCAATGTTTGCTGATCTGTTAGGATCATATTCTATTGTTGCTACTCTTGCAGGAACATCTAATTTATTTCTTTTGAAATCTATAATTCTGTATAATCTTTTATGTCCTTTTTGTCTGTCTCTACAAGTTCTGTGACCATAATTATCTCTACCATACGCTGATTTTAGAGGTACAGTTAAAGATTTTTCAGGTCTTACTTTATCTAATTCATCATTTACTAATCTTGACATATGTCTAGTACCATTAGTAATTGGTTTCATTTTTCTAATAGCCATTTTTATTTTTCCTCCATTGACCTATATATATCTTTAATTATGTGTTTTTAATCTTTTTATACTTCTTTTGAGTAAGTTATTGTATTTTCTTTAGCTAATTTAACAATTGCTTTTTTCTTAGCTTGAGTCTTATAAAGTCTCATACCATGTCTTTTAGTAATTGGTTTTTTGTTAATTGTAGCTACATCTTCAACTTTTACATTAAATATTGTTTCAATAGCTTTTTTTATTTCAATTTTATTAGCTTTTGGATGTACTTCAAAAGTATATTTATTGTATTCTTTTCTTAAAAGTTCTGTTTTTTCTGTCACAACAGGCTTTTTAATTATATCGTAAACATTCATTATCCTAGTACCTCCTCTACAGTAGCTAATGCTTCTTTAGTAAGGATTACCTTTTCTTGTTTTAAAAGCCAGTAAACTCCAATTTCATTTGGTTGTAAAATTACTGCATTTTCTAAATTCCTTGCTGACAAGTATAAATTGTAATCTTTTATTAAATCTCCTACTACAAATAATTGTTTTTGTTTTGCATCAACTTTATTTACTAAATTTACTATCACTTTTGTTTTAGGTGTTTCTATTCCATCATAGTCTAATACTAAAACATTTCCAGCTGCAACTTTTGCAGATAAAGCAGATCTTAGTGCTAGATTTCTAACTTTTTTATTAACCTTTTTTTCATATGATCTTGGATGAGGACCAAATGTAACTCCTCCACCTACCATATGAGGTGCTCTTATTGTACCTTGTCTTGCTCTACCAGTACCTTTTTGTTTGAAAGGTTTTCTTCCTCCACCTCTAACCATTGCTCTAGTCTTAGTAGAAGCTGTACCTTGTCTAGCAGCTGCTAATTCAGCAGTAAGTACTTCATGAAGAACTACTTTATTAGGTTCAATCCCAAACACTGCATCATTAACTTCAAGAGTACCAGTTTGATCTCCTGCTAAGTTATATACGTTTAAAACTGCCATTGTTTTCCTCCTCTTTCTACTATCCTATTACTTTCTTCACTGCTGGTCTAATTACTAAGTAACCATTTTTAGCTCCAGGAACTGCTCCCTTTATTAAAAGTAAGTTATGTTCTGCATCAACTTTAACAACTTTTAAATTTTGAACTGTTACTGTTGCATTTCCATGTTGCCCAGCCATTCTTTTACCTTTTAGAACTTTACCAGGCCAACTTGACATACCTATTGATCCACCAAGTCTATGGTTTCTTGATACCCCGTGTGAAGCTCTATTTCCACCAAATCCGTGTCTTTTCATAACACCAGATGTTCCTTTCCCTTTTGAAGTTCCTGTGATATCTACATATCCAACTTCTGCTAGAACATCAACTTTGATTTCTTGTCCTAATTCATAACCATCTACTGATTCAACTTCTAATTCTTTAACGAATCTTTGAGGTTTTACCCCTGCTTTATTGAATATTCCCATTAAAGGTTTAGTAGTGTTTTTTTCTTTCTTTTCATCAAATCCTAATTGTAATGCCACATATCCATCTTTTTCTTCTGTTTTCTTTTGAAGAACAAAGTTAGGACCAGCTTCTACAACTGTTACTGGAACGAATTTTCCATCTTCAAAAATTTGAGTCATTCCAATTTTCTTTCCTAAAATTCCAGACATTTTTAACCTCCATCAAATAATATATTGGTTGATACAACTTACCCTTGTGGTTCTATTTTTTAACACAAGAATAAAATCAACTTGTACTATTCTGTAAGTATGATGTTTTACAACATCATCTCCCATAAATAAATACAAAGAATAGAATTAAACTTGTTTAATTTCTATCCCTACACCAGCTGGTAAGTGAACTGATGTTAACGAACTAATAGCCTTATCGGTAGAATTTAGTAATTCTATCATTCTTCTGTGCACTCTCATTTCGAATTGCTCTCTTGAATCTTTATTAACATGCACTGATCTTAAAACAGTATATTTTCTGATTTTAGTAGGTAAAGGCATTGGCCCTGCTACTATTGCTCCACTTTTTTTAGCAGATTCAGCTATTCTTTTTGCTGATTCGTCTAATAAAGTGTGATCATATGCTTTTAAATAGATTCTTAATTTGTTAGAAGCCATTAATTTTGCACCTCCTTTAAATTAACTACATAAGATAATTCCTATGCACTTTTAAGAGTATATCATATCTTTTAAAAAAATAAAAGAAAAATTTTTAAAATCATCAAAAATTTTTTTATACTGCTATTTATAGTTCTAACTATTATTTTTTATTGACTTTTAATCTAAAAAATTGTATTATCATAGTATAAAATTCTATATATTTATTTAAATATTTAAAATTTTACAAATTATTTTATTTTTGGAGGTTATTTTATGAAAAGAATTTTTTTATCTATCTTAATGTTATTTGCCTTTGTTGCTTGTTCTAGTACACAATTTGTTCATGATGCTAAACCTATTACAAAGGATGAAAAGACTGTACTTATTCAATATTTCCCAACTGAATTTGAAATTGACTTAGAAAAAACTTTAGAAAATAATTTTTGGAAAGTTTCTGTAGTTTCAAACAAAGATACTTCTTCACCATCTTTAAAATCAAATTTTGTAATTACTTGTGAATCTTTATATGCTGATTATTTAGGAACTTATCAAGGAATTATTAAATTCTCAGATTTAAGAACTGGAAAAAGAATAGCTGTTTATAAATTTAAAGTATCTACTAAAAGTGCAATTATAGAAAATATAATCAAAACTATGGATTCTATTCCAGGTGCTTCTAGTCCTGCAAGTTCTATTACTGTAACAAAACCAGTAAAATAATTATTTTATAATTAAGTTAAATTGGTTGTATAATAAATGGTGTTGATAGAAGAAATTTCTATCAATGCCATTTTTTAATAAAAAAAGTTGAGACAATAAAATTTTCCTGTTAAAATTAAATCGCGCAAAATAATCATAAAGGAAGTGATTTCATTGTCTCTATCTAATTTTATCAAAACTATCTTAAATATTCAAGATAATAATATTTCTTTTCCAGAAGAAGAATATTACCAAGTTACTCAAAAAGGTAATTATCTAATTAAAGTTTTTAAAGGTTTTCTTAAGTCTGATTACTGTACTTGTCCATACTGTAATTCCAAAAATATTGTTAAAAATGGTTCAAGGCATCGTAAAATTAAATATATTCCTTTTCAAAATTACAATATTGAGCTTGAACTTACTATACAAAGATATATTTGTAAAGATTGTAAAAAAACTTTTTCACCTTCTACTAATATTGTAAGTGATAACTCCAGTATATCTAATAATCTTAAATATACTGTTGCGCTTGAACTTCAAAAAAATATTTCTCTTACATCTATTGCTCAGAAATACAACATTTCTATTTCTTCTGTACAAAGAATAATGAATAGTTGCTATTCTGATTTTAAAGTTAATAAAGAACATTTACCAGAAGCTATTTGTATTGATGAATTTAAGTCTGTTAAAAATATTGATGGTGCTATGTCTTTTGTTTTTGCTGACTATCAGAGTAAGAGTATTATTGATATCGTAGAAGATAGAAGACTTCATTCTCTTACAGAATACTTCTCAAGGTTTTCGCTTGAAGCTAGGAATAACGTAAAATATATCTGTATGGATATGTATACTCCATATATTAGTTTAGTTAATTCTATTTTTCCTAATGCAAAAATAGTGTTAGATAAATTTCATATTGTTAATCTTGTTAATAGAGCATTTAATCAAACTAGAATATCTATTATGAATTCTATTCAAGATGATTCATTAAAAAGAAAGCTAAAGCTGTTTTGGAAATCATTGTTAAAATATTATCCTGATCTTTGTCAAGTAAACTATTACTGTCAAAGTTTTAAGCGCAAACTTAGTAGCAAAGATAAAGTAGATTATCTATTAGAAAAATGTCCTGAATTAGAGGTTAATTTTAATATATATCAAGATATTATTCAAACAATTAAACTTAATAATTTTAACAGATTTGAAAATACAGTAAAAAAATATTTAACTACTAAAGAGAAGATTTCTAAGAAAATGGTAATAGCACTAAAAACTCTTAAGAAACATATGAACTACATTGAGAATATGTTTGAATCAAATATTACTAATGGAGTAATAGAAGGTTTAAACAATAAAATTAAATCAGTAAAGAGAACAGCATTTGGATATTCAAATTTTAGTAATTTTAAAAAGCGCATATTGATTCAAGCAGGTATTATTTCAATTAGTGCTTAAGTTTGTAATGCAATAATGCGATTTAGTAATAATAAAAAAGAGAATTTTTAAGTTTTTAATTCTCAAAAATTCTCTTAGTTATGTTAATTGTAAGTCTAAACTTTTTTATCAACACTATTTGACAAGCAACCGTTAAATTTAAAATATAAAAAGGATTTTTACACTTTATAGATAAGTATAGAAATCCTTTTTTTAGTATAACTATTATCATCCTATTTCATTATTTTTATTTATCAACAAATTTATTCCAGATATTTCTATCAATTTTTTTGTATACTCTTTTTCAGGTTTAGAAAAAATTTTTTCTTTACTTCCACTTTCAATTATTTCACCATCTTTTATAATTAAAAGTCTATCTGAAATTTTTTTCACAATATTTATATCATGACTTATAAACAAATACGATATCTTTTTATTTTCTTTTAATTTTTGAAAAAGTTCTAATATTTGAATTTGAGTTAAAGCATCAAGAGCTGTTAAAATCTCATCTGCTATTATCAAATCTGGTTTAACTGCTACTGCTCTAGCTATCCCAACCCTCTGTCTTTGTCCACCAGATAATTCATGTGGATATTTATTTAAAACTTCTTTATCTAAACCTACTTCATTGAGAATATTAAGTAAATATTCATCAATATTTTCTTCTTTTTTTAAAACCTTTTGATAAATTACTCCTTCTAAAATTATATCCTTTATTTTATATTTAGGATTTAAACTACTATATGGACTTTGAAAAATCATTTGTATCTTTCCATTTATCTTTTTAGGATTTTCTAAAATATCTATTCCTTTAAATAATATCTGCCCCTCTGCTTTTAATAAACCAACTATTATTTTAGATATACTTGTTTTTCCACTTCCAGACTCTCCTATAAGGCTAACAACTTCTTCCTCTTTTATATCAAAATTAATATCTTTTAATTTAAAACCACTTTCAAAAGTTTTATTCAGATTTCTTATTGATAATACCTCTTCCATAATTCTCCTTTAATCAGCAGTTGCAGCCTTAATTAATAATTTTGTATAATCATTCTTAGGTTCTTTTAAAATTTGTGCTGTACTATTTTCTTCTACGATATTTCCATCTTTTAAAACTATTATTCTTTCACAAATTTTTGACAATACCTTGATATCGTGACTAACATATATCAAGGTCAATCCTTTTTCTTTGCTGATTTTCTTCAATAATTCTATAAATCTAAATTGATTTACAACATCCAATGAAGTTGTTGGTTCATCAGCTAAAAGTATTTTTATATCTGTACATAGTACTAAGACTATTGCGATTCTCTGCCTCATTCCACCTGATAATTCATTAGGATAACTATTTAAGATCCTATCTGTGTCTTCAAAACCTACATCTAAAAGAAGTTTTTTTATTTCTTCAATAGCAAAATCATTTGTTATTTTTTTCTTAGAATGAAAAATATAAGTTTCAAGAAGCTGTTTCTTTATTTTTTCATAAGGGTTTAAAGAATTTATTGAATCCTGAAGTATCATTGAAATATTTTTATGACAAATTTCTTTTCTTTTTTCTTCTGTCATTTTATAAATTTCTATATTTTCAAAAAAAATCATTTTTCCATTTAATACAAATTTTTTTTCATCTAAAAAAGAGATTATAGAATTTAAAAGAGTAGTTTTCCCCGAACCAGATTCCCCAACTATACCTAAAAATCCTTTTTCTTTTATTTCTATATTTATATTATTTAATATCTTACGATTATTATTTTTTAAAGATACAGAAAAATCCTTTAATTCTAAAATATTTTTCACTTTTAATTCTCCCTTTTGTCAAAAATTAAATTAAAAGATAATGATACCCACAAAATACATAATGTTGGGATTATAATTAAGGATGGTTTTCTCACTAAATATATTCTATACTGATATAACATAGCTCCCCAATCTGGTTTTGTATAATCAGAACCTAATCCTATAAATGTTAAAGCTGAATATTGTAATATAACTCCACTTGCTGTATTTCCTAAATTTACAAGTAATCTAGCTAATATATTTACAAAAATTCTTCTAAATAATACAACATACCAAGGAACACCCAATAATTTAGATGCTAATATATAATCTTTATTTTTTTCTGCTTTTGTTAAAGCCTCTGATTGATTCATATAATTTCCTATACCAAATATTCCAAGTGAGATTCCAGCAGTAACAGGTGTAATCCCAAAAATTGAAGTTACTATTAATGCTACTATTAAAGTTGGAACAACCATCATTAAATCAACTGTTGACTTTATAATTGTTCCAATATTTCCCTCAAAATACCCTGCTATCATTCCTAAAAAACTTCCAACAAAAAAAGAAAGACTTGTTGCAATGACAACAACTTCCAATGTTCTAAATCCTCCAATAATTATTAAAGAAAAAATATCTCTTCCTAAATCATCTGTTCCAAAAAAATTTTTCTTTGAAAAACCTAAAAATACTGAATCTAAATTTATATCTGCATTTAATTTTGAGGAAAAAATTAACAATATAATTACTAAAAATATATTAATAAATATTAATTTCTTAGTCATTTATTCCCTTTCTCTCTTAAAAAACTTAATAAAAAATCAAATATTAAATGAACAAAAAACATATAAATACAAATTAAAAATATATAGGCTTGAATCACATTATAATCTCTGTTCACTATACTATTTATTAGAAAATAACTTATCCCAGGAATTGCGAAACTAAATTCTACAACAGCACTTCCACCCACAACTGATGAAAATTTTGAAATACTTGCTGAAAATAAAGAGTAAAGTGCTGGTTTATAACAATGTCTTAATAAAACATAATTTATATTAAAACCTCTAATTAAATAAAATTTAACAAAAGTTTCTTCTTTCATCTCAACAAATGTATCTCTAACAATTCTACTTAAATTTCCAACTTGATATAATACTAATATCATTATTGAAAATAATGTACCATAGAATTTTCCACCAATAAAAAATTTTATTAGTTGTGTTTTAACACCAAAATAATAGATAATAAAGATTGCTATTATAAAAGATGGAATGCTAAGTGTTAAAATTGATATGATTCTTGTCATTTTATCAAAAAATCCCTTTTCTTTTATAGCTGCTAAATATCCAAGGAAAAATGAAAGTATTATTGATAAAAATAATGAACTTAGCCCGATAATTAAAGAATATGGTAATCTTCTTAGCATTTCTTCTTTAACTGGTAGTTTTGTTATAAATGAAATTCCCCAATTTCCTTTTAAAAAATCTTTTATCCAGACTATATACTGTTTAAAAAGACTTTGGTCTAATTTGTAATATGAAGTTAATAACTTTCTATTTTCTTCTGTCAATGGAAGATTATAGTGTTGTAATAACATATCAATTGGACTAACTGGAATAAACCTAACTATTAGAAATGTTATTACACTTAAAATAAACATAATACCTAACCATTTAAAAATAAACTTCACTTTTTCCTCCATAAAAATTAAAAGGCTAGTGCATACTCATAAATGTTCTTAAAAAATAACTCATTACTGAGTAGATTTCTTAACGGAGAAAAATTAAGAATTCGCTGCAAATTCGCTAAACTCACTTCATTCAAACACAGCGAGATTTGCTCGGCTCATTCTATTTAATTTTTATCCTAAAATCTACATTCGTAATTCGCTTATTTTTTTACCCACATTTCTGTATATAAATATACATTAGCCTTATTTATTTTTACTATTTATATAATTCTGAATTTACTATATAATAATCTCCACAATAAGGTTTATAATCTTTTAATCTTTCAGATAAAGCTACATTCCATTCAGGGTCAACTAAATATAGTACAGGTAAATCTTTATAAATAACCTCTTGAATTTGTTTAGCTGTTTTTATAAGTTCATCACCAAAAGGAAGAGTTCCCATCTTATCTAATAATTCATCTACTTCTTTTGATGAATAAGACATCATATTTTTTGAACCATCAGTTCTAAAAAATTGATTTAAGAAATATGTAGGTTCTCCTGTTGGTGCTGTATGTTGAGCATATAAAATTACATCAAATTCTTTTTTCTTAGCTTCCACATCTATATTATCTACAATTGAAGTTTTTGCTTCAATCCCCATCTTCTTTAATTGTGATAACATAACTTGCATTATTATCTTTAAATCAGGTCTACTATTATATGTAAGTACATTTATAGATAAAATCTTTCCATCTTTTTCTCTTAAACCATCTTTATTTAGTTTCCAACCATCTTCTTCTAAGACACTATTAGCCTTGTCTAAATTATATTCAAGTTTTACATCTCCTGCAAAAGAAAAATATTGTGCAAAAAGTCCATTAGCAACCCTTCCACCTTTTAATGCTTTTATATAATCTTCTCTGTCCAAGCCTAAATTTATTGCTTCTCTAACTGATTTGTCAGACATAATTCCAGTTGCTGTATTAAGAACACCAAAATATTGATATCCTGCATCTATTGTTTCTACAATTTTACCTTCATCTTTTAATTCACTAGCTATTTCAGGAGTTATACCAAAAGCCATATCTAATTCTCCTGATTCATAAGCCAATTTCATAGAAGCCATATCACTTATAGCTTTTATTATTACTTCTCCTCTTTTTTCAGAATTTTCATAATATTGATTTGGTTCTAAAGTTAAAGAAACTTCTGGTTCTAAATTTTTTATTATATAAGGTCCTGTAAAAATATATCCCTTGTCACCTTTTTTGAATATTATATTTGTCCACTCTGTCAAAAGAGATTTTAAATTTTGTGTTTCTCTTTCAACTGTAACATTTACAGTATAATCATCTACTTTTTCAAATTTTACCTTTCCTGCTGTTGCATTAGATAAAGGGTTTTCTTCCATAACTGTATTCATTGCCCAAGCTAATGCTTCTGCATTAACTTCAGTTCCATCAGAAAATTTTACACCTTTTTTTAATTTTAACACCCAATTTAATTTATCAGTTCTTTCAACATCTTCTACATATCTTGAAACTAAATTTCCATCTCTATCAACTGAAAATACTGTTTCACTTAGTCCGTGTGTTGTTAAAGACCAAGGTGTTCCACCAACTGTTGGCTCTATTGCTCCAACTACAAAAGTTTGTCCTATCACTATTGGTTTATCTTCTGTTACAACTTTTTCCTCTTTTTTTTCTCCACAAGCTACAAAAAATATAACTAATAACAATGAACATAATAAAAATTTTATTATTTTTTTCATATTTCCTCCCTATTAAAAATAATTATACATATTTAAACTTAGTATAACATTTTTATTAAAAAAGACAAAATAATTAATATGCTAAACTTTTTTTATAAAGCAATTTTTTCACCTAAAAACTTTTTCTTTTATAAATTACATATACAATATACATAAGTGCTGTTATTATCCAAGAAACTATAAAACCATACAGTACCATAAAAAATGTTGGATTTAATGGCACTATCAAAAATATCCATAAAATCCTGCAAATACAAATTCCAAAAATATTTATTACCATTGGATGCAAAGTATTTCCAGTTCCTTTTATAGCTCCAGATAAAACATCCCCAATAACATACATAAAATATAAAGGAGCTATTAGATGTATAACTTCTGAAGTCAAATCAACTATATTTTTATCCTTTATTAAAAAATATGCCAAAGGTTTATTATAAAAATAAAGTATAAAACTTATTACAAAAATTGCTACCATTGACATAGATAAAGCTATTTTTATTCCATCTCTTGCTCTTTGATGTTTTTTGGCTCCATAATTTTGTGCCACAAATGTTGAAATTGCAACAGAAAAAGCATCTGAAACTGTCCATATCAAAAAATCTAATTTTCCTGATATTGCCCAAGCTGCAATACTATTTACACCAAAAGTATTTATACTGCTCTGTATTACTGTATTAGATATTGGGTAAAGAACTGATTGAACTCCAATAGGTAAACCTAATCTAAAAATTTCTTTTAAATATTTTTTATAAAAACGAATTTTATTTATATAAATTTTACAATCTAATTTTGTTCTAAGTAATATTATAAAAATTAAAATAGCACTTGCTATTTGTGCTATTAAAGTTGCCATTCCAACTCCAATAACTCCTAAATTAAATACTACAACTAAAATTAAATCTAAAATTATATTTAAGATATTAGATACAATTAAAATATAAAATGGAGTTTTAGAATCACCTAAGGCTCTCAAAATTCCAGAGCCTATATTATAAATCATAGATGCCACTATTCCGCTAAAACAAATAATAGTGTAAATTTGAGCCTGATAAAAAATTTCTTCGGGTACTTTAATTAATCTAATAAAAAATGGAGATAGTATACAACTTAACACAGATAATAACAACCCTCCAACTATTGCAAATAATATTGCAGTATGGCTAGCCTTTGATATATCTTCCTTTCTTTTGGCACCAAAATATTGTGAAATAATGATAGTTGCTCCTGATGAAAGTCCAACAAAAAAGTAATGGGAAGTCTTTGGAAATTAAGTACAGATTCTATTGCTGCAAAAGCATCTTTTCCTGCAAATCTTCCAATTATAATAGCATCTATTGTTGTATAAAGTGATTGAAATAAAGTCCCCAAAAATATAGGTAAAACAAATTTCAACATCACTTTCCATATTTTCCCTTCTGTCAAATTATTATTTTTTAAAGAAATATCCATAATATCATTCCTTAAACTAAAATATTTTTATATCTAAATTATATAATATCTATAGTTTTTATGTCAAATTATTTTTAAAATAATTATATATTTTTTGAAATATTTTAATATTAGCAAAAATAAAAAGAAACTGTTAAAAAATTAGTCTATTTAAAACAGTTTCTTAATAATTTCTATAATATTTCATATTTTACTTTCACATTTTTACCTTTAAATGCTATTCCTATTCTGTATATCTTAGTTATTCTTAAGTCTTTCAAACCTACATCATATTGTTTTTCTTTTATTTGTTCTAAGGCTTCCTCTGCTTGTGCATTTAAGACTTTTATAGTTTTAGATACTTTAAATTCAAATACATAGGCTGGTCTTACTTTATCAAGTGGTATTAACATTGCATCATATCTTCCATGTCCTCTTTCTCCATTTGATTTCACTTCATATTTATCCCTTAACCAAATCAACATTCCTAAAAACAATGAATGATAAACTTTTTCTCCTTTTAAATCATAAAAACTTGTATTTACTAAAAAGATATTTTGTAATCTTCTTTCAAACTCTTCTATATCTCCATCTAATAATGCATCCATCATTGGATTAAAATAATTTCCACTCACTAAAAATTTATCTATGAAACCTTTTTTGAAAAATGTTTGTATTTCATAGTTTGGTATTTTTAACATATATTCATCATTAGATAATTTTTCACTTATCTTTAAATATCCATTGTATGCCATTAACTGCCATATTCCATCAAACTTTGATAATTCTTCAAAAGTAAAAAATGGACTTATCTCTTTCTTTATTTCTTTTCCTTCAAATAAAGTTTGTAAATTATTAAATACATCTACTGTTGAATTTTTTAAATTATCATAAATTAAAGCATTATCTGAGGTATTTACCCAATATGCTTGCAATTCTTTTGTTCTAAGATAATTTATTATAGACCAAGGATTGTATACTTCTGAATTTCCAAATTTATAGCCATCATACCATTTCTTTACTTCTTCTATTTCATATTCTAACTCAAAATATTTTAAAGAATTTTCTACCTCTTTTTCACTTAAACCAAAAAAAGTTTCAAAATCATTTCCTAGTATATTGTAAGTTATTACATTATTTAACCCTGAGAATATCCCTTCTTTTGCAACTTGAACTATTCCAGTTAATACTCCCATTTTTAAATATGAATTT
It encodes:
- a CDS encoding ABC transporter substrate-binding protein, translated to MKKIIKFLLCSLLLVIFFVACGEKKEEKVVTEDKPIVIGQTFVVGAIEPTVGGTPWSLTTHGLSETVFSVDRDGNLVSRYVEDVERTDKLNWVLKLKKGVKFSDGTEVNAEALAWAMNTVMEENPLSNATAGKVKFEKVDDYTVNVTVERETQNLKSLLTEWTNIIFKKGDKGYIFTGPYIIKNLEPEVSLTLEPNQYYENSEKRGEVIIKAISDMASMKLAYESGELDMAFGITPEIASELKDEGKIVETIDAGYQYFGVLNTATGIMSDKSVREAINLGLDREDYIKALKGGRVANGLFAQYFSFAGDVKLEYNLDKANSVLEEDGWKLNKDGLREKDGKILSINVLTYNSRPDLKIIMQVMLSQLKKMGIEAKTSIVDNIDVEAKKKEFDVILYAQHTAPTGEPTYFLNQFFRTDGSKNMMSYSSKEVDELLDKMGTLPFGDELIKTAKQIQEVIYKDLPVLYLVDPEWNVALSERLKDYKPYCGDYYIVNSELYK
- a CDS encoding AAA family ATPase, with the protein product MKKGIGVGIEDFRKIIREGCYYFDKTNYIEELLKDKTVIKLFTRPRRFGKTLNMSTLKYFFDIKNAEENRKLFKDLYIEKSEYFKEQGQYPVIFITLKDFKKNTWEEMNFEIKELLRNLYDEFNFIRDTLSISDLREFDKIWLKEEDANYDSSLLNLTKYLYNYYKKEVVLLIDEYDSPLITANQRGYYKDSINFFRNFLSLALKTNSYLKMGVLTGIVQVAKEGIFSGLNNVITYNILGNDFETFFGLSEKEVENSLKYFELEYEIEEVKKWYDGYKFGNSEVYNPWSIINYLRTKELQAYWVNTSDNALIYDNLKNSTVDVFNNLQTLFEGKEIKKEISPFFTFEELSKFDGIWQLMAYNGYLKISEKLSNDEYMLKIPNYEIQTFFKKGFIDKFLVSGNYFNPMMDALLDGDIEEFERRLQNIFLVNTSFYDLKGEKVYHSLFLGMLIWLRDKYEVKSNGERGHGRYDAMLIPLDKVRPAYVFEFKVSKTIKVLNAQAEEALEQIKEKQYDVGLKDLRITKIYRIGIAFKGKNVKVKYEIL
- a CDS encoding ABC transporter permease; the protein is MKFIFKWLGIMFILSVITFLIVRFIPVSPIDMLLQHYNLPLTEENRKLLTSYYKLDQSLFKQYIVWIKDFLKGNWGISFITKLPVKEEMLRRLPYSLIIGLSSLFLSIILSFFLGYLAAIKEKGFFDKMTRIISILTLSIPSFIIAIFIIYYFGVKTQLIKFFIGGKFYGTLFSIMILVLYQVGNLSRIVRDTFVEMKEETFVKFYLIRGFNINYVLLRHCYKPALYSLFSASISKFSSVVGGSAVVEFSFAIPGISYFLINSIVNRDYNVIQAYIFLICIYMFFVHLIFDFLLSFLREKGNK